One segment of Colius striatus isolate bColStr4 chromosome 11, bColStr4.1.hap1, whole genome shotgun sequence DNA contains the following:
- the PLA2R1 gene encoding secretory phospholipase A2 receptor, protein MPGVRLRPHACCLLLPLLLGLVRAAVALSRDEVPSLRNKGIFIIQSEESNLCIKVNTGGLVLEDCSLLSEDMLWKWVSNRRLFNIGTSTCLGLHIGRPEQLLSMLECDSTQYSLWWNCDGKTLIGVSGYKLAVENGKRIVAKKISTDGWNQYMSYGEDLCEHPFQETYTLLGNSFGFPCVFPFKYNNKWYYECTRDGKEFEWCATTAHYEQDEKWGFCPNAESGCNGFWKQNADTHLCYQFNFMSMLTWREARAACQLQGGDLLSVTDPEEQNYISNLSRQLNATDTMLWIGLSHLEEDAGWQWSDGAPLMFVNWRANVSDKHSRANRCAVINSKLKYGWQNYSCESGLPFVCKKYLSKTEHETLDTWKYYTTRCDAGWYPHNRNCYRLHKEEKSWNDALISCQSDSSGLVSVSSMADAELLLNLLESENVNETWIGLYSNNTPIVFKWSDGTPVKFSNWHSQEPHIFQGTGQLCVSAQGSEGHWKVKKCEDKSFYICKKPGEFKNVSSELESSCPEGWERHGGYCYKIDSTPRSFEHASSGYFCPSALVSVTNRFEQAFINSMIRSLVKSETAYFWIGLQDLNNTGEYVWLSTADKNHSVSYTNWNKYQPRHSGGCVAMRGQHPVGYWEVKSCENFKAMSLCKQKINSYEEPELTFQKHLSSCYFGWESEANLLNCYKIFHNEKILTKRTWDEAEELCQEFGAHLASFSHIYEETFLNNLLYTIFDRAEDRQFWIGFNKRNLLSGGMWQWSDKTPVVSSFLESKYVEDDSRNCGVFRVNRTVFPAHCNEKREWICKIPKGVKPKNPDWYISELPWSYYQGAEYLFHVNPTNWETFEFVCAWLRSAVATINSSREQDFIQDKINKLSSNDVHWWIGLHAENASDGFRWKDKSPVTYQNWDEERERDLQKPGRRCVFISSQTGLWGVENCTVSLPCICKRKIPWKIEKEVPKEQKQQGICPKGWLHFGLKCFLIQIPKDPEHLRNWYSAQEICSSYDGSLASLENELEQAFITMNLFGRKTSVWIGFQSDDYDKWVNENLPMYSNWSPVEVVHRQHYNGANTQEQLPLCTLVSNNPNFYFTGKWYLENCQKNYGFVCQKTQDTSRHVINASEMYPVPDTLEYGNRTYKLIRGNFTWSSALKTCMMNGAELVSITNQYHQAFLTVIVNRLGFNHWIGLFTSDNGLNFEWSDGTRSLFTFWEDDESQAFGSCVYIDTSGHWRSANCERILQGAVCHVPPKKKLPAYKGLCSEKNVPWIKFRNSCYSFSTVLQGTSFDTANEVCKNQGSNLLTIQDEDENAFIMEELHSFGYSVQTVWLNNLLVTDNETVSWFDGSPLNYSNWGIREPEFDHLKGNFCVSVRTTDGVWQLSPCREKRGFVCKMDADVNATEPSEKESYHGLVALAVTVTLVMLAAISLFLWCLYKQNNQLFRRILWVRNAYLPQINTDVPALEESILISDFDRSDNN, encoded by the exons ATGCCGGGCGTGCGGCTGCGGCCCCAtgcctgctgcctgctgctgccactgctgctgggcCTGGTGCGGGCCGCCGTCGCCCTCAGTCGGGACGAGGTGCCCTCTCTGCGGA ATAAAGGGATATTTATTATCCAAAGTGAAGAGTCCAACTTATGCATTAAAGTGAACACAGGTGGCCTTGTTCTGGAAGactgcagcctcctctcagAAGACATGTTGTGGAAATGGGTGTCCAATCGCCGTCTTTTCAACATAGGCACGAGTACCTGTCTAGGACTGCACATTGGTAGGCCAGAGCAGCTGTTAAGTATGCTTGAATGTGATTCAACTCAGTACTCATTGTGGTGGAACTGCGATGGAAAAACATTAATTGGTGTATCAGGGTACAAATTAGCTGTTGAAAATGGCAAACGTATCGTGGCCAAAAAAATTTCTACTGATGGGTGGAACCAGTACATGTCCTATGGCGAAGACCTTTGTGAACACCCGTTTCAAG AAACATACACCTTGCTGGGAAATTCTTTTGGTTTCCCTTgtgtttttccatttaaatataacaaCAAGTGGTATTATGAGTGTACCAGAGATGGAAAGGAATTTGAGTGGTGTGCCACAACAGCTCACTATGAACAAGATGAAAAGTGGGGATTTTGCCCAAATGCTG AGAGTGGCTGCAATGGTTTTTGGAAGCAGAACGCCGACACACACCTTTGCTACCAGTTCAACTTTATGTCTATGCTGACCTGGCGTGAAGCACGGGCTGCCTGTCAGCTGCAAGGAGGAGACCTGCTGAGTGTCACTGACCCTGAAGAGCAGAACTACATAAGTAATTTAAGCA GGCAGTTAAATGCCACAGACACGATGCTGTGGATAGGCCTGAGTCACCTGGAGGAAGATGCTGGCTGGCAGTGGTCAGATGGAGCACCGCTAATGTTTGTGAACTGGAGAGCAA atgTCTCTGATAAGCATTCTAGAGCAAATCGTTGTGCAGTGATTAATTCAAAATTGAAGTATGGCTGGCAAAATTATTCATGTGAATCTGGATTGCCTTTTGtatgcaaaaaatatttaagtaagaCAGAGCATGAAACGTTGG ATACGTGGAAGTATTATACCACTCGTTGTGATGCTGGCTGGTACCCACACAATCGCAACTGCTACAGGCTTcataaagaggaaaagagctgGAACGATGCTTTGATCTCATGCCAAAGTGACAGTAGCGGGCTCGTTAGTGTATCCTCCATGGcagatgcagagctgctccttaACTTGCTTGAAAGTG aaaatgtaaatgaaacGTGGATTGGGTTATACAGCAATAACACACCCATTGTTTTTAAGTGGTCAGATGGCACTCCAGTAAAATTCTCAAACTGGCATAGCCAAGAACCGCACATCTTTCAAGGAACAGGACAACTCTGTGTTTCAGCACAAGGATCT gAGGGACATTGGAAGGTTAAAAAATGTGAAGACAAGTCTTTCTACATTTGCAAAAAACCAGGGGAATTTAAAAACGTCTCTTCTGAGCTGGAATCAAGTTGTCCAGAG GGATGGGAAAGACATGGTGGATATTGTTACAAAATCGACAGTACCCCTCGAAGTTTTGAACATGCTTCCAGTGGTTATTTCTGCCCATCTGCACTTGTATCAGTAACAAACAG GTTTGAACAAGCTTTTATCAACAGCATGATCCGTAGCCTGGTAAAATCTGAGACAGCTTACTTTTGGATAGGATTGCAAGACCTTAACAACACAGGAGAATACGTTTGGCTAAGTACAGCAGACAAGAATCACTCCGTGAGCTACACAAACTGGAACAAGTACCAGCCAC GTCATTCTGGAGGATGCGTGGCTATGCGAGGGCAGCACCCTGTTGGTTATTGGGAGGTAAAAAGCTGTGAGAACTTCAAAGCAATGTCATTGTGCAAGCAAAAAATCAATTCTTACGAAGAACCCGAACTTacttttcaaaaacatttgaGTTCCTGCTATTTTGGATGGGAGTCAGAAGCTAATCTGCTAAATTGCTACAAG ATATTTCACAATGAGAAAATTCTGACGAAAAGAACATGGGATGAAGCAGAAGAATTATGCCAAGAGTTTGGAGCACATCTTGCTAGTTTTAGCCATATCTATGAAGagacatttttaaacaatttattATATACAATTTTTGATag GGCAGAAGACAGACAGTTCTGGATTGGATTTAATAAAAGAAACCTGCTTTCTGGAGGGATGTGGCAATGGTCTGACAAAACACCT GTTGTATCTTCATTTTTGGAGAGCAAGTATGTTGAAGATGACTCAAGAAACTGTGGTGTGTTCAGAGTAAATAGAACAGTCTTTCCAGCACACTGCAATGAAAAGCGTGAATGGATTTGCAAAATACCAAAAG GTGTTAAACCAAAGAATCCAGATTGGTACATCTCTG AACTGCCATGGTCATATTACCAAGGAGCAGAATATCTTTTCCATGTGAATCCAACAAACTGGGAAACTTTTGAGTTTGTCTGTGCCTGGCTCCGCAGTGCAGTGGCAACAATAAATTCTTCTCGTGAACAAGACTTTATTCAAGATAAAATTAACAAG CTATCAAGTAATGATGTTCACTGGTGGATTGGCCTGCACGCAGAAAATGCCAGTGATGGGTTTCG CTGGAAAGATAAATCTCCAGTAACATACCAGAACTGGGatgaagagagggagagagatctGCAGAAACCAGGGAGAAGATGTGTCTTCATTTCATCACAAACAg GACTCTGGGGTGTTGAAAACTGTACTGTCTCTCTTCCTTGTATTTGTAAACGTAAAATTCCATGGAAAATAGAGAAGGAGGTTCCAAAAGAACAGAAGCAACAAGGAATATGTCCCAAAGGCTGGTTGCACTTTGGATTAAaa TGCTTTTTGATACAAATTCCAAAGGATCCAGAGCATCTGCGAAACTGGTACTCTGCACAGGAGATCTGCAGTAGCTATGATGGGTCACTTGCTTCCCTCGAAAATGAACTGGAACAAG CTTTCATAACTATGAATCTATTTGGACGGAAAACTAGTGTTTGGATAGGTTTCCAGAGTGATGATTATGATAAATGGGTGAATGAAAATCTTCCCATGTATTCCAACTGGTCTCCAGTTGAAGTAGTGCAT AGGCAGCATTATAATGGTGCAAATACTCAAGAGCAACTTCCACTGTGTACATTGGTATCAAATAAccctaatttttattttacGGGAAAGTGGTACTTAGAAAACTGTCAGAAAAATTACGGGTTTGTCTGCCAAAAGACTCAGG ACACATCCAGACATGTCATCAATGCATCTGAAATGTACCCTGTGCCAGATACTTTAGAGTATGGAAATAGAACATATAAACTAATTCGTGGGAATTTTACGTGGTCTTCAGCTTTGAAAACATGCATGATGAATGGGGCAGAGTTGGTCAGCATCACAAACCAGTATCACCAAGCCTTCCTTACGGTCATTGTCAATCGACTGGGATTCAACCACTGGATCGGACTCTTCACTTCGGAT AATGGGCTTAACTTTGAATGGTCAGATGGGACGCGATCTTTATTCACCTTTTGGGAAGACGACGAGTCCCAGGCCTTTGGCAGTTGTGTTTACATTGACACTTCGGGGCACTGGAGGAGTGCTAACTGTGAACGGATTCTGCAAGGAGCAGTTTGCCACGTGCCACCCA aaaagaaactccCTGCCTATAAAGGCTtgtgttctgaaaaaaatgttccCTGGATCAAATTCAGAAACAGTTGCTACAGCTTTTCCACAGTTCTGCAGGGCACAAGTTTTGATACTGCAAATGAAGTCTGCAAAAATCAAG GATCAAATCTTCTGACTATTCAAGATGAAGATGAAAACGCCTTCATTATGGAGGAATTACACAGTTTTGGTTATTCTGTACAAACGGTTTGGTTGAACAATCTGCTTGTTACAGACA ATGAGACAGTCTCCTGGTTTGATGGTTCTCCCTTAAATTATTCTAACTGGGGCATCAGAGAGCCTGAATTTGATCATCTCAAAGGGAATTTCTGTGTCAGCGTGAGGACCACAGATGGAGTCTGGCAATTATCTCCatgcagagaaaaaagaggctttgTTTGTAAAATGGATGCAG ATGTCAATGCAACAGAACCCTCTGAAAAAG AGTCATACCATGGGCTCGTAGCTCTGGCTGTTACTGTGACATTAGTGATGCTGGCTGCCATTTCCCTTTTCCTGTGGTGCCTGTACAAACAGAACAACCAGCTCTTCCGCAGGATACTGTGGGTCAGAAATGCCTATTTGCCACAGATTAACACTGATGTTCCTGCTTTGGAAGAAAGCATCCTCATTTCTGATTTTGACAGAAGTGACAACAATTAA